In Rhodopirellula islandica, the following proteins share a genomic window:
- a CDS encoding amidohydrolase family protein produces MSGESSSDRSASSVEHTTRRGFMVSTVAMGAVAVAESAIAAPSPKDEPIPIIDCHIHLFDGSRPQGAPYVGPGGDSPTIAMPADYRKLAVPLGITGAIKVEASPWVEDNLWALQVMQSDDMMLGLVGNLQPEKPDFAELLVRHAKNPLFRGIRHGTLWGYDLPKMVQDDAFLRGMRLLSDLDLSLDVANPSVPLLEAVVKLNDSVPDLRIIIDHLPRLEPTAATQTAYDNVLRVLHHRTNVYVKLSGVIHRIAGKIVKDLEVHRPKLDRLIDVFGDDRILFGSDWPNSDGAAPLDQIVSIVQDHFADKPRELQEKYFWKNSLAAYKWKVNEDR; encoded by the coding sequence ATGAGTGGTGAATCCTCATCCGATCGTTCGGCCTCGTCAGTCGAACACACGACCCGCCGTGGATTCATGGTGAGCACCGTTGCCATGGGAGCAGTGGCGGTGGCAGAGTCTGCAATCGCGGCACCAAGTCCGAAAGACGAGCCGATTCCAATCATCGATTGCCACATCCATCTCTTCGACGGGTCTCGTCCTCAGGGAGCGCCCTACGTTGGTCCGGGCGGTGACTCCCCCACCATTGCCATGCCAGCCGACTATCGGAAGCTGGCCGTTCCGTTGGGAATCACGGGTGCGATCAAGGTCGAAGCCAGCCCGTGGGTGGAAGACAACCTGTGGGCGCTTCAAGTCATGCAGTCGGACGACATGATGCTCGGGCTGGTCGGCAATCTGCAGCCGGAGAAACCGGACTTCGCCGAATTGTTGGTTCGCCACGCCAAGAACCCGTTGTTTCGTGGCATTCGGCACGGAACGCTGTGGGGCTACGATCTCCCGAAGATGGTCCAAGACGATGCATTCCTTCGAGGTATGCGTTTGCTGTCCGACCTGGATCTGTCGCTGGATGTTGCCAACCCGTCCGTGCCGTTGCTGGAAGCGGTCGTGAAGCTCAACGACAGCGTGCCGGATCTACGCATCATCATCGATCACCTGCCCCGGCTGGAACCCACCGCGGCCACTCAAACGGCTTACGACAATGTCCTGAGAGTTCTCCACCATCGAACGAACGTCTATGTCAAACTGTCGGGCGTGATTCATCGCATCGCTGGCAAGATCGTCAAGGACCTCGAGGTGCATCGCCCCAAACTAGATCGACTGATCGATGTGTTTGGAGACGACCGAATCCTGTTTGGCAGCGACTGGCCGAACAGCGACGGTGCTGCACCTCTGGATCAGATCGTGAGCATCGTCCAAGACCACTTCGCTGACAAACCGCGTGAACTCCAAGAAAAGTACTTCTGGAAGAACTCCCTCGCCGCTTACAAGTGGAAGGTGAACGAGGATCGCTGA
- a CDS encoding right-handed parallel beta-helix repeat-containing protein: protein MRTTACLLLALLTMTNIAHCDWNLHVAADASAGGKGSQKQPFRSLTEARDAIRAARDSGAIPTDSPVVVHIGAGTYPLDQSFELTKADSGTAESPVVYRAVQSGAAQLHGGIQLKPGDFRSVTDGEMVKRLDPSARELVRVCDLKNFPGEFQAFSDAFRGVSTGPWLYINGQPMELARWPNKDAANGGWAGFSKVIDTGLPQPDAKNESLRKPHPGSFQFENTRPSKWNIDQGVWLRGYWTHDWFDEVIRVASYDHSTKAIRLAKPHNYGIMGGTWGKAERRFHAINVFEELDAPGEWYLDRSQKKLYVYPPADFQSANIDLAVLASPMVKMSDTQYVTLEGLTLQFSFSDAMVLRNAEHVTIKNCTVANHARSGISIVGSHNEVRSCHLHNLGTSGISVNGGDRRTLTPANNRIVNNHIHDYAKFIRTYQPGVSVQGCGQIVRNNLIHDAPHNAVTYGGNEHLIERNEVHHVVMETGDSGAFYTGRDWTSRGNVLRHNYIHDLGGGDDKHINTMGIYLDDCDCGDTIEGNVFYRAGRAIMIGGGRDNPVINNLIIDCPIGLHMDARGMTWKQWNNPDYPSWRLEAKAEKFDYQHPPWSNRYPHLAKIMQDSPREPLYNPIRRNIFVDVSKQVCSFDGNVKKLLDQFEISDNLVVNTTGASEGIATAAGIQGFTNLGGVGIPFPAGFKNATRQDFQLQSDSNILKELPTFERIPMDQIGLQPDH, encoded by the coding sequence ATGAGAACCACTGCCTGCCTGTTGCTGGCCCTGCTGACCATGACGAACATCGCCCACTGCGACTGGAACCTGCATGTCGCGGCCGATGCGAGTGCCGGAGGAAAGGGAAGTCAGAAGCAACCATTTCGATCGCTGACCGAGGCACGCGACGCGATCCGTGCGGCCAGAGACTCCGGCGCGATACCAACGGACTCACCCGTGGTCGTTCACATCGGGGCTGGTACTTATCCTCTGGATCAGTCATTTGAGTTGACCAAGGCGGACAGCGGCACAGCAGAATCGCCTGTCGTCTATCGAGCGGTCCAGAGCGGTGCCGCCCAACTTCATGGCGGCATCCAACTGAAACCAGGTGACTTCCGATCGGTCACTGACGGCGAAATGGTGAAGCGGTTGGATCCTTCGGCACGCGAACTCGTGCGAGTTTGTGATCTTAAAAATTTCCCCGGGGAGTTCCAGGCATTCAGCGACGCATTCCGTGGCGTCTCGACCGGGCCTTGGCTGTACATCAACGGGCAACCGATGGAACTGGCTCGCTGGCCGAACAAGGACGCTGCGAATGGCGGTTGGGCGGGTTTCTCGAAAGTGATTGACACGGGCTTGCCACAACCCGATGCAAAGAACGAATCCTTGCGCAAGCCTCATCCGGGCTCATTTCAGTTTGAGAACACCCGTCCAAGCAAGTGGAACATCGACCAGGGTGTGTGGCTGCGAGGGTACTGGACACACGATTGGTTTGACGAAGTCATCCGCGTGGCCTCCTACGATCATTCAACGAAGGCAATTCGCTTGGCCAAACCGCACAACTACGGAATCATGGGCGGCACATGGGGCAAGGCAGAACGACGATTTCATGCGATCAATGTCTTCGAGGAACTCGATGCACCAGGCGAATGGTACCTCGACCGATCGCAGAAAAAGCTCTACGTCTACCCTCCGGCCGACTTTCAAAGTGCGAACATTGACTTGGCTGTCCTCGCCTCTCCGATGGTGAAAATGAGTGACACCCAGTATGTGACGCTCGAAGGTTTGACGTTGCAGTTCAGCTTCAGCGACGCGATGGTCTTGCGGAACGCGGAGCACGTCACGATCAAGAATTGCACAGTAGCGAATCACGCCCGTTCAGGAATTTCGATCGTTGGCAGTCACAACGAAGTCCGTTCCTGTCATCTGCACAACCTGGGAACGTCAGGCATCTCGGTCAACGGCGGTGATCGACGGACGCTCACGCCCGCCAACAATCGCATCGTCAACAACCACATCCATGACTATGCCAAATTCATTCGGACCTACCAGCCTGGCGTGAGTGTCCAGGGGTGTGGGCAAATCGTTCGCAACAACTTGATCCACGATGCCCCTCACAATGCGGTGACCTATGGCGGCAACGAACACTTGATCGAACGGAATGAGGTCCACCACGTTGTGATGGAAACAGGCGATTCGGGCGCGTTCTACACGGGACGTGATTGGACCAGTCGCGGCAATGTGCTACGACACAACTACATCCACGATCTGGGAGGTGGTGACGACAAGCACATCAACACGATGGGAATCTACCTGGACGACTGCGATTGCGGCGACACAATTGAAGGCAACGTGTTCTACCGAGCTGGTCGCGCGATCATGATTGGCGGCGGCCGCGACAACCCGGTCATCAACAATCTGATCATCGACTGCCCGATTGGATTGCACATGGATGCCCGCGGGATGACCTGGAAGCAGTGGAACAATCCCGACTACCCCAGTTGGCGTCTGGAAGCAAAGGCGGAGAAATTCGATTACCAGCATCCGCCTTGGAGCAACCGCTACCCACACCTCGCGAAGATCATGCAGGACTCGCCCCGGGAACCGCTCTACAATCCGATCCGTCGCAACATTTTTGTCGACGTTTCCAAGCAAGTCTGCAGCTTCGATGGAAACGTCAAGAAATTGCTCGATCAGTTTGAGATCTCTGACAACCTCGTTGTCAACACAACGGGAGCGTCCGAAGGGATTGCGACCGCGGCTGGCATCCAAGGGTTCACAAATCTTGGCGGTGTTGGAATCCCCTTTCCCGCTGGATTCAAAAATGCCACCCGCCAAGACTTCCAACTGCAATCGGACTCCAACATTTTGAAAGAGCTGCCGACCTTTGAGCGGATCCCCATGGATCAAATTGGTTTGCAGCCTGACCACTGA
- a CDS encoding right-handed parallel beta-helix repeat-containing protein, translating to MMATVVSAETTLQVSKDGPLRTLAEARDEIRKRRMETPKEAFRVLVGDGRYEITEPLAFELGDGNVVYEAVAGTTPVISGGRRITSHWTEGEGGIWTTQLPPDWLFEQLWVNGQRAVRAREPDHFFHYLVACREQPIDGGKRAQQTLSVRPEDIVGLEGLTPEEIRQVQILAFHKWDTTRRFLDSANVENGQLVTSGRKMKSWNPLTRNTGYILENYLKALDEPGEFFLASGGQLSYRPRSGESMDDAEFIVPVCEKLVVIRGDSSHDKFVEDLEFRGIAFRHCGMLTPRSGFEPSQAASPIEAAMQIDGTKGVVLDHCEIGHTGGYGIWFRKGCTEGVLKHSFVHDLGAGGVRVGETRIATNESERTHDIVVDNNIVYDAGHLFPCAVGVWIGNSADNHVTHNEIANMYYTGISVGWRWGYDQSLAKGNRIEHNHIHHLGKGWLSDMGGIYTLGPSEGTVLRGNRIHDIESWGYGGWGLYNDEGSTGILLENNLVYRTKSGGYHQHYGRENVIRNNIFAFGREYQVRRSRVEKHLSFTYQQNIILWDSEKLFHGNWGDDGVEIGGNLYWRMGKPVDLSEADTSENSLIADPLFVDPAKDDFRFADTSIAKKIGFQPFDASQAGVDGDEAWKERARSLSMPTMQQAPAPPPLTFREDFEFGDLPVGSSVSATPDLGGIQVIDSPLANSGNKVLQFTDTPGQKHRYYPMLSIQPKHSDGTTSCKFAIRLGNNAVFQHEWRDSSHPYQSGPSLWFENGQLRSPNRVLTTLPVDEWILVEVTAKLGTDAGEWSVSVSIPHQQTQTFDGLPLVSDKWNRLDWLGFVSQADGDAVVLLDDLQLTRTE from the coding sequence ATGATGGCGACAGTTGTCTCCGCGGAGACAACGTTGCAGGTCAGCAAAGATGGTCCGTTGCGAACGCTGGCGGAAGCCCGCGACGAGATCCGCAAGCGGCGAATGGAGACACCGAAGGAAGCATTTCGCGTGCTCGTGGGAGACGGTCGCTATGAAATCACCGAGCCACTGGCGTTTGAACTCGGCGATGGCAACGTGGTTTACGAAGCCGTCGCGGGAACCACCCCGGTGATCTCAGGAGGTCGACGCATCACGTCGCACTGGACGGAGGGAGAAGGTGGCATTTGGACCACTCAACTTCCTCCGGACTGGCTTTTTGAACAACTGTGGGTCAACGGCCAACGCGCTGTGAGAGCACGTGAACCCGACCACTTCTTTCACTATCTCGTTGCTTGCCGAGAACAGCCAATCGACGGTGGAAAGCGTGCCCAGCAAACGCTCTCGGTTCGTCCCGAGGACATCGTCGGCCTTGAAGGACTCACTCCAGAAGAGATTCGCCAGGTCCAAATACTCGCCTTTCACAAATGGGATACCACGCGTCGATTCCTCGACAGCGCCAACGTCGAGAATGGTCAATTGGTCACTTCCGGTCGGAAAATGAAGTCCTGGAACCCACTGACCCGCAACACCGGTTACATCCTGGAAAACTACCTCAAGGCTCTCGACGAACCCGGGGAGTTCTTTCTGGCGTCCGGAGGGCAACTCAGCTACCGACCGCGATCAGGCGAGTCCATGGATGACGCTGAGTTCATCGTCCCCGTTTGCGAGAAACTGGTCGTGATCCGGGGAGATTCCTCCCACGACAAGTTCGTTGAGGATCTCGAATTTCGTGGCATCGCGTTCCGCCACTGCGGAATGCTCACGCCTCGATCCGGGTTTGAGCCATCGCAAGCCGCCTCTCCGATCGAGGCTGCGATGCAGATCGATGGGACAAAAGGCGTTGTCTTGGATCACTGCGAAATTGGCCACACCGGTGGTTATGGCATCTGGTTCCGCAAGGGTTGCACGGAAGGAGTCCTCAAGCACAGCTTTGTGCACGACCTGGGCGCAGGAGGAGTGCGGGTCGGTGAAACAAGAATTGCAACCAATGAGTCGGAACGGACCCACGACATCGTTGTCGACAACAACATTGTCTACGACGCTGGGCATCTCTTTCCGTGTGCGGTGGGCGTTTGGATTGGCAACAGTGCCGACAACCATGTGACACACAACGAAATTGCCAACATGTACTACACCGGCATCTCCGTCGGTTGGCGGTGGGGATACGATCAAAGCCTGGCGAAGGGCAATCGGATCGAACACAACCACATTCACCATCTTGGCAAAGGCTGGCTCAGTGACATGGGCGGCATTTACACGCTTGGCCCGTCTGAAGGCACAGTCCTACGAGGAAATCGCATCCACGACATCGAGTCTTGGGGATACGGTGGCTGGGGGCTGTACAACGACGAGGGCAGCACTGGCATCTTGTTGGAAAACAATCTTGTCTATCGCACCAAGTCCGGTGGCTACCACCAACACTACGGTCGCGAAAATGTGATCCGCAACAACATCTTCGCCTTCGGTCGTGAGTATCAAGTTCGACGCAGCAGAGTTGAAAAGCATCTCTCCTTCACCTACCAGCAAAACATCATTCTGTGGGACTCCGAGAAATTGTTTCATGGCAATTGGGGTGACGATGGCGTTGAGATTGGTGGCAACTTGTATTGGCGAATGGGCAAGCCTGTCGACTTGAGCGAGGCCGACACCAGCGAGAATTCACTCATCGCTGATCCGTTGTTTGTCGATCCTGCGAAGGACGACTTCCGGTTTGCAGACACATCGATTGCCAAAAAGATTGGCTTCCAGCCGTTCGATGCGTCACAGGCTGGCGTTGATGGTGATGAGGCGTGGAAAGAACGAGCCAGGTCGTTGTCGATGCCAACGATGCAACAGGCCCCCGCCCCTCCGCCGCTGACCTTTCGAGAAGACTTTGAGTTCGGTGATCTTCCGGTTGGCTCATCTGTTTCTGCCACGCCGGACCTCGGTGGAATCCAGGTGATCGATTCGCCGCTCGCAAACAGCGGGAACAAGGTCTTGCAGTTCACCGACACCCCCGGTCAAAAGCATCGTTATTATCCGATGCTATCCATCCAACCCAAGCACAGCGACGGCACAACGAGTTGCAAGTTCGCCATCCGCCTCGGAAACAATGCGGTGTTCCAGCATGAATGGCGGGATTCCTCTCACCCCTACCAAAGCGGTCCCAGTTTGTGGTTCGAGAATGGCCAGCTTCGCTCCCCGAATCGTGTCCTGACGACACTCCCCGTCGACGAATGGATCCTCGTTGAGGTGACCGCCAAACTCGGAACAGACGCGGGCGAGTGGAGCGTTTCCGTATCAATCCCCCACCAGCAAACGCAAACATTTGACGGCTTGCCGCTCGTCAGCGACAAATGGAATCGTCTGGACTGGCTGGGCTTCGTGAGCCAAGCCGATGGCGATGCGGTGGTCCTCCTCGACGATCTCCAACTGACTCGAACGGAGTAA